The following coding sequences lie in one Arachis ipaensis cultivar K30076 chromosome B03, Araip1.1, whole genome shotgun sequence genomic window:
- the LOC107630704 gene encoding putative RING-H2 finger protein ATL21A (The sequence of the model RefSeq protein was modified relative to this genomic sequence to represent the inferred CDS: added 68 bases not found in genome assembly) produces the protein MATVPPCILFLFLVALTSIGIAKAQFYCESISCGKGGVSIEFPFYLRENQIPGCGYPGFELSCANTTTEPLLTLPAEPGHFTVKLISLEDQQVWINDPQECLPKRLMRERGLNLQLSPFQLSSAYSLVNYTFLRCPSNLTALSMVQPIPCLNSGFNSSSKSSVVAILSNPPFPTPWTSPCHVISWAMIPVAGFPWPFWTDYYSDIKLEWDNPNCGSCEARGGRCGFVGPTLRDTAFHVGCYDLPTQLQGLSKKTKYGLGMGLGIPGALCIIVLAYLFYAKMKTHEQQRLSRSDFSTIILPRLPVQIMGLDAASIEKYPKTLLGESGRLPKPNDNLCSICLCEYQPKETLRTIPECNHYFHANCIDGWLKMNATCPLCRNLPERSVASLTPSIPASPTY, from the exons ATGGCTACCGTGCCGCCATGTATATTATTCCTCTTCTTGGTGGCGCTAACAAGCATAGGCATAGCAAAGGCTCAGTTCTACTGCGAAAGCATATCATGCGGGAAGGGAGGAGTTTCAATTGAGTTCCCGTTTTACCTGAGAGAAAATCAAATCCCTGGATGTGGCTACCCAGGGTTCGAGCTCTCATGCGCCAACACCACCACGGAGCCCTTGCTGACTCTCCCAGCTGAACCAGGTCACTTCACTGTGAAACTCATCT CGTGGCCTCAACCTCCAACTCTCACCCTTCCAATTAAGCTCTGCTTACTCGCTTGTCAACTACACCTTCCTCAGATGCCCTTCAAATTTAACCGCTTTGTCTATGGTACAACCAATACCCTGTTTGAACTCAGGGTTTAATAGTAGTAGCAAATCTTCGGTGGTGGCGATCTTGTCGAATCCGCCGTTTCCAACGCCGTGGACGTCGCCGTGCCACGTCATATCGTGGGCTATGATCCCGGTTGCCGGTTTTCCGTGGCCGTTTTGGACGGATTATTATTCTGACATAAAGTTGGAATGGGATAACCCAAATTGCGGAAGTTGCGAGGCACGTGGAGGACGGTGTGGGTTCGTTGGCCCAACGCTCCGGGACACTGCTTTTCATGTTGGTTGTTACGATCTTCCCACTCAACTTCAAG GTCTTTCAAAGAAAACCAAGTACGGTTTAGGTATGGGCCTAGGAATACCTGGAGCCTTGTGTATTATTGTGCTTGCATATTTGTTCTACGCCAAGATGAAGACACATGAGCAACAGAGGCTATCAAGAAGTGATTTTTCGACCATAATTTTACCGCGTCTTCCTGTTCAAATCATGGGATTGGATGCTGCTAGCATAGAAAAATACCCCAAAACCCTGCTTGGTGAAAGTGGGCGATTGCCTAAGCCTAATGACAATCTTTGTTCCATATGTCTCTGTGAGTACCAGCCCAAGGAGACCTTGAGGACCATACCTGAATGCAATCACTATTTTCATGCCAATTGCATAGATGGATGGCTCAAGATGAATGCTACTTGTCCTCTTTGTCGCAATTTACCTGAAAGATCTGTTGCATCATTAACCCCGTCTATACCTGCATCTCCCACTTATTAG